One genomic window of Acidobacteriota bacterium includes the following:
- a CDS encoding 50S ribosomal protein L15: MKLNDLSPAEGSTKKRMRVGRGVGSGKGKTAGRGVKGQHARSGVAVNGFEGGQMPIYMRLPKRGFTAPGTKSYAWVNLGRIAKAIDAGTLDASDVTEASLVAAGLVRKPLDGVRLLAKGDVPEKLKITVTGASKAAVEAVEKAGGSVTLTGPSKDEAAE, from the coding sequence ATGAAACTCAACGACCTCTCTCCCGCTGAAGGCTCCACCAAGAAGCGCATGCGCGTTGGCCGCGGCGTCGGTTCCGGCAAGGGCAAGACGGCCGGTCGCGGCGTCAAGGGTCAGCACGCCCGTTCCGGCGTGGCCGTGAATGGCTTCGAAGGCGGCCAGATGCCGATCTACATGCGCCTGCCGAAGCGTGGTTTCACCGCGCCGGGCACGAAATCCTACGCCTGGGTCAACCTCGGCCGCATCGCCAAGGCGATCGACGCCGGCACGCTGGACGCGTCGGATGTGACCGAAGCGAGCCTCGTGGCTGCCGGCCTCGTGCGCAAGCCGCTCGATGGCGTGCGTCTTCTGGCCAAGGGCGATGTCCCGGAAAAGCTGAAAATCACGGTCACCGGCGCCTCCAAGGCTGCTGTTGAAGCCGTCGAAAAGGCAGGCGGGTCGGTCACGCTGACCGGTCCGAGCAAAGACGAAGCTGCGGAATAA
- the secY gene encoding preprotein translocase subunit SecY: MANAAEQMARNLNFGTFAKAKDLQARILFTLGILVLYRLGTFIPLPGLDPAQYASLFQSQAGGILGSMNLFAGGAVERMGIFALNVMPYITASIIIQMMTTASPTLEKLKKEGEAGRKQINQYTRYLTLVFALVQSFAISGGLAAVRLEGISSWFFILTGVVTLTGGTMLLMWMGEQITARGIGNGISLIIFAGIVAELPRAIYNLVAQARTTSVDIGFILAIVVMLLGLIVFIVFMERSQRRLIIHYPKRQQSQGFAQGQRSFLPLKINTAGVIPPIFASALLMLPLTAVGFLGGNAAENTNVASGALGWLAANFSPGSWAYIITYSVFVLFFSFFYTSIMFNPQETADNLRKYGGFIPGIRPGSNTAAYIDYVLTRLTTIGSLYLLFICILPELLRRYFPQIPFYIGGTSLLIVVSVTMDTVTQIQSHLIAHQYEGMIKKSKLGGKRK; encoded by the coding sequence ATGGCGAATGCTGCCGAACAAATGGCCCGCAATCTCAATTTCGGGACGTTTGCGAAAGCCAAGGACCTGCAGGCGCGGATCCTTTTCACGTTAGGTATCCTGGTCCTCTACCGTCTCGGCACGTTCATTCCGCTGCCGGGCCTCGACCCGGCCCAGTACGCCAGCCTCTTCCAGAGCCAGGCGGGCGGCATTCTCGGCTCCATGAACCTGTTTGCCGGCGGCGCGGTCGAGCGCATGGGCATCTTCGCCCTCAACGTCATGCCCTACATCACGGCCTCGATCATCATCCAGATGATGACGACCGCCTCGCCCACGCTTGAAAAGCTCAAGAAGGAAGGCGAAGCCGGCCGCAAGCAGATCAACCAGTACACCCGCTACCTGACGCTGGTTTTCGCGCTGGTGCAGTCCTTCGCCATCTCGGGCGGCCTCGCGGCGGTCCGGCTTGAAGGCATTTCCTCCTGGTTCTTCATCCTCACCGGCGTCGTCACGCTGACCGGCGGCACCATGCTGCTGATGTGGATGGGTGAGCAGATCACCGCCCGCGGCATCGGCAACGGTATCTCGCTGATCATCTTCGCCGGCATCGTCGCCGAGCTTCCGCGCGCGATCTACAACCTCGTCGCGCAGGCGCGCACCACGTCGGTGGACATCGGTTTCATCCTCGCCATCGTTGTGATGCTGCTGGGCCTGATCGTGTTCATCGTGTTCATGGAACGCTCGCAGCGCCGCCTGATCATCCATTACCCCAAGCGCCAGCAGAGCCAGGGCTTTGCCCAGGGCCAGCGCAGCTTCCTGCCGCTGAAGATCAACACCGCAGGCGTCATCCCCCCGATCTTCGCCAGCGCGCTGCTGATGCTGCCGCTCACGGCCGTCGGCTTCCTTGGCGGAAACGCCGCAGAGAACACCAATGTCGCCTCCGGCGCGCTCGGCTGGCTCGCGGCGAACTTCTCGCCGGGCTCATGGGCCTACATCATCACCTATTCGGTGTTCGTGTTGTTCTTCTCGTTCTTCTACACGTCGATTATGTTCAATCCGCAGGAAACTGCGGACAACCTGCGCAAGTATGGCGGTTTCATCCCGGGCATCCGTCCGGGCTCCAATACCGCCGCCTACATCGACTACGTGCTGACCCGCCTCACCACCATCGGTTCGCTCTACCTGCTCTTCATCTGTATCCTGCCGGAACTGCTGCGCCGCTATTTCCCGCAGATCCCGTTCTACATCGGCGGCACCTCGCTGCTGATCGTGGTTTCGGTCACCATGGACACGGTCACGCAGATTCAGTCGCACTTGATTGCCCACCAGTATGAGGGAATGATCAAGAAGTCGAAGCTCGGGGGCAAGCGTAAGTGA
- a CDS encoding adenylate kinase produces the protein MNLILFGPPAAGKGTQAKRLVEGRGFVQLSTGDMLRAARASGSELGTRVARIMDEGGLVSDEIVIDLIAEQLTARAGAPGFIFDGFPRTIGQAEALDRLLQSRDEQVNLVIRMRVDDERLLARVTKRFEEQGRADDNPATFSRRLERYYEDTAPLVPLYAERGVLVEVDGMGSIEEVAAAIDAALKQSA, from the coding sequence GTGAATCTGATCCTGTTTGGACCGCCTGCGGCCGGCAAGGGAACGCAGGCCAAGCGGCTTGTTGAAGGTCGCGGTTTCGTTCAGCTGTCCACCGGCGACATGCTGCGCGCCGCCCGGGCCTCCGGCTCCGAGCTCGGCACCCGGGTCGCCCGTATCATGGACGAGGGTGGTCTGGTCTCGGACGAGATCGTGATCGACCTGATCGCCGAACAGCTTACAGCCCGCGCCGGCGCGCCGGGCTTCATTTTTGACGGCTTTCCCCGCACCATCGGGCAGGCCGAGGCCCTGGACCGCCTGCTGCAATCGCGGGATGAACAGGTTAATCTGGTGATCCGCATGCGGGTGGACGATGAACGTCTGCTCGCCCGAGTCACCAAACGCTTCGAGGAACAGGGAAGGGCGGACGACAATCCGGCCACTTTTTCCCGCCGACTCGAGCGATATTACGAAGATACGGCCCCGCTGGTCCCGCTTTATGCGGAACGCGGCGTTCTCGTTGAAGTCGACGGGATGGGGTCAATCGAGGAGGTCGCCGCAGCAATTGATGCGGCCCTGAAACAATCGGCCTGA
- the rpsM gene encoding 30S ribosomal protein S13 yields the protein MARIAGVNIPTNKRVIIALRYIHGIGPAFAKEICDKVGVEESRRVNQLTDAEVIKIRETIDADYMVEGDLRRETSMNIKRLMDLGCYRGLRHRKKLPVRGQRTHTNARTRKGPAKPIAGKKK from the coding sequence TTGGCCCGTATTGCAGGCGTAAACATTCCGACTAACAAGCGCGTCATCATCGCGCTGCGCTACATCCATGGCATCGGCCCGGCCTTCGCCAAGGAGATCTGCGACAAGGTCGGCGTCGAGGAATCGCGCCGGGTCAACCAGCTGACCGACGCAGAAGTCATCAAGATCCGTGAAACGATCGATGCCGACTACATGGTCGAGGGCGACCTGCGCCGCGAGACGTCGATGAACATCAAGCGCCTGATGGACCTCGGCTGCTACCGCGGCCTGCGTCACCGCAAGAAACTCCCGGTCCGCGGCCAGCGTACCCACACCAACGCCCGCACCCGCAAGGGCCCGGCCAAGCCGATCGCCGGCAAGAAGAAGTAG
- the rpsK gene encoding 30S ribosomal protein S11: MAREANRIRRRERKNITSGVVHVNSSFNNTMVTITDAQGNTISWSSSGVMDFKGSRKSTPYAAQMAAEDAAKKAKEHGLQTVEVRVRGPGSGRESALRALQAAGLTVTAINDTTPIPHNGCRPPKRRRV, translated from the coding sequence ATGGCCCGCGAAGCAAACCGTATCCGCCGCAGAGAGCGCAAGAACATCACCTCGGGTGTTGTTCACGTCAACTCGAGCTTCAACAACACGATGGTCACCATCACCGACGCGCAAGGCAACACCATCTCCTGGTCGTCGTCGGGCGTCATGGACTTCAAGGGCTCGCGCAAGTCGACGCCTTACGCCGCCCAGATGGCTGCTGAAGACGCTGCAAAGAAAGCCAAGGAGCATGGCCTCCAGACGGTTGAAGTGCGCGTGCGCGGTCCGGGTTCGGGCCGTGAGAGCGCCCTGCGTGCCCTGCAGGCTGCCGGCCTGACCGTCACCGCCATCAACGATACGACGCCGATCCCGCACAACGGCTGCCGCCCGCCGAAACGCCGCCGCGTCTAG
- a CDS encoding DNA-directed RNA polymerase subunit alpha, with the protein MTNVNDRNWKVLIRPNRPVVQAGYDSKRKAKLVVEPLERGYGTTLGNALRRVLLSSLQGAAIIGVQIDGVVHEFSAIPGVREDVTTIVLNLKQVAIFMESETPKRMVLRAKGPGEVKAGQIETSGDVKILNPDHVICTLDGGAEVRMEFTIATGKGYVAADSHRPEDAPIGYIPIDAIYSPVRRVGYQVEDTREGTVLDYDKLTLDVETDGSVSPEDAVAYAARILQDQLQLFINFEEPTLETGGSADETDLGFNPVLLKKVDELELSVRSANCLKNDNIVYIGDLIQKSEAEMLRTPNFGRKSLNEIKEVLAGMGLHLGMEVPDWPPEDIEGLAKKYDDHI; encoded by the coding sequence ATGACCAACGTGAATGACCGCAACTGGAAAGTGCTGATCCGTCCGAACCGCCCTGTCGTCCAGGCCGGCTACGACTCCAAGCGCAAGGCCAAGCTCGTCGTCGAGCCGCTCGAGCGCGGCTACGGCACGACGCTGGGCAACGCCCTGCGCCGCGTTCTCCTGTCCTCGCTGCAAGGCGCCGCCATCATCGGCGTGCAGATCGACGGCGTCGTCCACGAATTCTCGGCCATTCCGGGCGTTCGCGAAGACGTCACGACGATCGTGCTGAACCTGAAGCAGGTCGCCATCTTCATGGAATCGGAAACGCCGAAGCGCATGGTGCTTCGCGCGAAAGGCCCGGGCGAAGTCAAAGCCGGCCAGATCGAAACCTCGGGCGACGTGAAGATCCTGAACCCCGACCACGTGATCTGCACGCTGGACGGCGGCGCCGAAGTCCGCATGGAATTCACCATCGCGACCGGCAAGGGCTATGTCGCCGCCGATTCGCACCGTCCGGAAGACGCGCCCATCGGCTATATCCCAATCGACGCGATCTATTCGCCGGTCCGCCGCGTCGGCTACCAGGTCGAAGACACGCGCGAAGGCACCGTGCTCGACTATGACAAGCTGACCCTCGACGTTGAAACCGATGGTTCGGTCTCGCCGGAAGACGCCGTGGCCTATGCCGCGCGCATCCTGCAGGACCAGCTCCAGCTGTTCATCAACTTCGAAGAGCCGACCCTCGAAACCGGCGGTTCGGCCGACGAGACGGACCTGGGCTTCAACCCGGTTCTCCTCAAGAAGGTCGACGAGCTTGAGCTGTCGGTGCGTTCGGCAAACTGCCTGAAGAACGATAACATCGTTTACATCGGCGACCTCATCCAGAAGTCGGAAGCGGAAATGCTCCGTACCCCGAACTTCGGCCGCAAGTCGCTGAACGAGATCAAGGAAGTTCTCGCCGGCATGGGCCTGCACCTCGGCATGGAAGTGCCGGACTGGCCGCCGGAAGACATCGAAGGCCTCGCCAAGAAATACGACGACCACATCTAG
- the rplQ gene encoding 50S ribosomal protein L17 produces MRHQVAHRKLNKTTSHRKAMFANMAASLIEHEQIVTTLPKAKEMAPIMDKLVTLAKKGDLAARRQAISTVRNEDAVRKLFDVMGDRYKNRNGGYTRVLKAGFRQGDNAPIAVLELVDRDETAKGAADKARHEAELEAGE; encoded by the coding sequence ATGCGCCACCAAGTTGCACACCGCAAGCTCAACAAGACCACCTCGCACCGCAAGGCGATGTTCGCCAACATGGCGGCGAGCCTGATCGAGCACGAGCAGATCGTCACCACCCTTCCGAAAGCGAAGGAAATGGCGCCGATCATGGACAAGCTCGTCACGCTGGCCAAGAAGGGCGACCTGGCCGCACGCCGTCAGGCGATCTCGACCGTCCGCAACGAGGACGCTGTCCGCAAGCTGTTCGACGTGATGGGCGACCGTTACAAGAACCGCAATGGCGGCTACACCCGCGTCCTGAAAGCCGGCTTCCGTCAGGGCGACAACGCCCCGATCGCCGTGCTCGAGCTGGTCGACCGCGACGAGACCGCCAAAGGCGCCGCCGACAAGGCCCGCCACGAGGCTGAGCTCGAAGCCGGCGAATAA